TAGATATGTGACTTATCAAGAAATAGAAAATTATGTTTGGGCAGATGATGTTATGAGTAAAGATGCTTTAAAAACTTTAGTAAGAAGATTAAAAGCCCATTTTTGTTGCAATAGCATTTCAAATCTTTCAGGGGTTGGCTACAAAATTGATGTTTGATATAAATATAGTTTTAGCATATGGAGTAACTTTTGGAATACTTTTGATGAGTATTTTATTTACTGCAATTAGATATGTTTATTTAAAAGAGCTATTTTATTTAGCATATTGCTTAATGCAGATTTTTTCCCTTGCATACATAGTTATATATAGTCAATTTTTTGAGATTCCACCAATTTTTAAAGAGATATCACTAGGTTTTGCAACAATCTTTGCAATAATCTTTGCATTTGCTTTTTTTAAAGTTGAATTTATTCCAATATTTAAAAGCATAAAAGAACTAATGATTTTTACTGCTTTTTTGATTTTTGTTTTAGCAACAGTTTTTTATCATTATATGTTATTTGAGTATTTACCTTATTCTGTTGTCTATTTTTTACTATTTTTATCAGTAATTTTTAATATAAAAGATGGTGTAAAACCTACATTGATTTATGTTGTAGGTTGGTCTTTTGTATGCTTATTTTTATATATTATTCAGTTTAAAACTCTTTATGTAAGAAGTGGTTATGTTGATTTAGTTCTTGTTGCATTTGCTATTGAAGCAATTTTATTTACTTTTAGTCTAGCAAACAAGCAAAAAGAGTTAAAAAATCAAAATATAAACTATGAAAATATGTTATTACATCAAAGCAGATTAGCAAAATCAGGAGCTATGATAGGTAATATTGCTCATCAATGGAGACAACCTTTAAATAACTTGTCATATATTTTTATGAATATAAAAACAAGATTTGAAAATGGTAAACTAAAACAAGACTATTTTGATAAAAAGTTTATGCAAGCAAATGAACAATTGCAGTTTATGTCAAAAACAATTGATGATTTTAAAGACTTTTATACACCAGCAAAGAATAAAGAGGATTTTTTAGTAAAAGAGTCTATAAATAAGGCTTTGACTATTTTAAATGCAAGTTTAAAGCAACAAAGAGTGGATTTAACTCTTACTTTTCATACAAGTGAAGTATCAAAAATCTATGGTATTTCAAATGAATTCTCTCAAGTTATATTAACCTTGATAAAAAATAGTATTGAGGCTTTATCAAACCAAGAGTATCCCAAAATTGATATTGATGTCTACTCAAATCACTCAAGCTTAATAGTTAAAATAAGTGATAATGGAGCAGGTATTTCTAAAAAAGAGCTACCTAAACTTTTTAAACCTTATTTTACTACAAAAGAAGATGGCTTTGGTATTGGACTTTATTTGGTTAAGACTATTATAGAAGATAGTTTTAAAGGAACTATTGAAGCTAAGCCTTTGAAAAAAGGCTTAGAGTTTATAATAACTATTGAAAAAAGCTTTTAAAAGCTATATTATAAGCTTATAAAAATTTATAAGTATTGTTCTATTTTTTCTTTAAAGCTTCATATGCAACTAATATTTTTTTTCTTTCAATTCCCCATCTATATCCAGTCATAGCACCAGATTTTCCTAAAACTCTATGACAAGGTATTAAATATCCAATAGGATTTGATCCTATTGCATTTGCAACGGCTCTTACTGCTTTTGGATTCTCTAAATATTTTGCAACCTCTTGATATGTAGTAATTGAACCATCTGGAATATTAATCAAAGCTTTCCACACATTTATTTGAAAGTTCGTTCCTTTTAAATAAAGACTAAATTT
The window above is part of the Malaciobacter marinus genome. Proteins encoded here:
- a CDS encoding sensor histidine kinase; the protein is MFDINIVLAYGVTFGILLMSILFTAIRYVYLKELFYLAYCLMQIFSLAYIVIYSQFFEIPPIFKEISLGFATIFAIIFAFAFFKVEFIPIFKSIKELMIFTAFLIFVLATVFYHYMLFEYLPYSVVYFLLFLSVIFNIKDGVKPTLIYVVGWSFVCLFLYIIQFKTLYVRSGYVDLVLVAFAIEAILFTFSLANKQKELKNQNINYENMLLHQSRLAKSGAMIGNIAHQWRQPLNNLSYIFMNIKTRFENGKLKQDYFDKKFMQANEQLQFMSKTIDDFKDFYTPAKNKEDFLVKESINKALTILNASLKQQRVDLTLTFHTSEVSKIYGISNEFSQVILTLIKNSIEALSNQEYPKIDIDVYSNHSSLIVKISDNGAGISKKELPKLFKPYFTTKEDGFGIGLYLVKTIIEDSFKGTIEAKPLKKGLEFIITIEKSF